One part of the Nitrospirota bacterium genome encodes these proteins:
- a CDS encoding 50S ribosomal protein L25 has translation MERITIEAEKRDTAGKGSARALRRGGIVPAVLYRDGKTQPIKISHKEMYQFLKTTSGKQVLVSLRFPDGIEKLALLKEYQIDPIKGKLLHTDFFEVALDKKIRTKVHVSVIGEPIGVKRDGGILQHSLREIEIECLPDKIPGHIETDISELLTGHSIHVSALRLPEDIKVLTDPNEVIATVTAPLVEAAPTPAEAVAAPAVEPEVIKKGKKEEEKAEEKA, from the coding sequence ATGGAAAGAATCACAATCGAGGCTGAAAAAAGAGATACAGCCGGCAAAGGCTCTGCGAGGGCACTGAGAAGAGGAGGCATAGTCCCTGCTGTTCTTTATAGAGACGGCAAGACACAACCAATAAAGATTTCCCATAAGGAGATGTATCAATTCCTAAAGACAACCTCAGGCAAACAGGTTTTAGTGAGCCTTAGATTTCCTGATGGTATTGAAAAACTCGCACTCCTAAAAGAGTATCAGATAGACCCAATCAAGGGCAAACTCCTGCACACCGATTTCTTTGAGGTAGCCTTGGATAAAAAGATTCGCACAAAAGTTCATGTATCGGTCATAGGAGAGCCTATAGGAGTTAAAAGGGATGGTGGAATCCTTCAACATAGCCTAAGGGAGATAGAGATAGAATGCCTCCCTGACAAAATCCCCGGACACATAGAGACAGACATATCAGAACTCCTTACAGGCCACTCTATACATGTAAGCGCTCTCAGGCTTCCAGAAGATATAAAAGTCCTCACTGACCCCAATGAGGTCATTGCTACTGTTACTGCACCTCTGGTTGAGGCGGCACCTACACCTGCTGAGGCAGTAGCCGCACCAGCAGTAGAGCCGGAGGTCATAAAGAAAGGCAAGAAAGAAGAGGAAAAGGCAGAGGAGAAGGCATAG
- a CDS encoding aminoacyl-tRNA hydrolase produces the protein MWAIVGLGNPGPRYSKTRHNIGFMVIEAIAEKHKIELLEKKLYLSGRGDIEGTPVVLIKPLTFMNLSGRAVKDVLKRFNIPNEKFIVIHDDMDMETGKIKIKNKGRGGGHKGVESIISSIGGEDFIRVKIGIGRDPSIPSEDYVLSKFKRVEMSSIKEAIETVGVAVAGILAQGIERAMNRFNKRSVDVRGI, from the coding sequence TTGTGGGCTATAGTTGGATTAGGAAACCCCGGACCAAGATACTCTAAAACAAGACACAACATAGGCTTCATGGTTATAGAAGCCATTGCCGAAAAACATAAAATCGAGCTTTTAGAAAAAAAACTCTACCTTTCAGGCAGAGGCGATATCGAGGGCACACCCGTTGTCCTGATTAAGCCCCTGACATTTATGAATCTAAGTGGCAGGGCAGTCAAGGATGTCCTCAAAAGATTCAATATACCAAATGAAAAATTTATCGTAATCCATGATGATATGGACATGGAAACAGGCAAAATTAAGATTAAAAATAAAGGTAGAGGTGGTGGACATAAAGGAGTGGAATCAATCATCTCAAGTATCGGCGGAGAAGACTTTATCAGGGTCAAGATAGGTATAGGCAGAGACCCTTCGATTCCTTCCGAGGATTATGTCCTTAGTAAATTCAAAAGAGTAGAGATGTCCTCGATTAAAGAGGCAATCGAGACCGTAGGTGTGGCAGTCGCAGGAATCCTTGCCCAAGGCATAGAGCGTGCAATGAACAGGTTCAATAAGAGGAGCGTCGATGTCAGAGGCATCTGA
- a CDS encoding type I restriction enzyme HsdR N-terminal domain-containing protein yields the protein MSEASDRQKLIKERLKEEEDFARIQTGIIRQMVFDELKNTKDFSDEDIEIDREFIILLDGKEDKASVDFIIKIDDKRLASIKCSLASIESRERHILAFSRVVDEYIIPFSVVTDGIHARVMDTASGKLLSETLQGIPSKTELEILDWALMKCPEERLEKEKRILLAFQTISCPIDY from the coding sequence ATGTCAGAGGCATCTGACCGCCAGAAGCTGATTAAAGAACGACTTAAGGAAGAAGAGGATTTTGCCCGCATACAGACAGGAATTATCAGACAGATGGTGTTTGACGAGCTGAAAAACACAAAGGATTTTAGTGACGAAGACATAGAGATAGACAGGGAATTCATTATACTTCTGGATGGAAAAGAAGATAAGGCATCCGTTGACTTTATTATCAAGATAGATGACAAAAGGCTCGCCTCGATAAAATGCTCTTTAGCATCCATAGAATCCAGAGAAAGGCACATCCTTGCTTTCTCGAGGGTTGTGGATGAATATATTATCCCATTTTCTGTTGTTACAGATGGCATTCATGCAAGGGTCATGGATACTGCCTCGGGTAAACTCCTTTCTGAAACATTACAAGGTATTCCCTCCAAGACAGAGTTAGAAATCTTGGATTGGGCACTAATGAAATGCCCTGAAGAAAGGCTTGAAAAGGAAAAGAGGATTCTTCTTGCCTTTCAGACGATAAGCTGTCCGATTGATTACTGA
- a CDS encoding type I restriction enzyme HsdR N-terminal domain-containing protein yields MEKITKEKLFGQLDFRTLEQNPNFKEDSVREVIVLPILKELGYQQGDIVRSKTLRHPFLKIGSKKKIPIKLIPDYALKVANNFAWVLDAKSPSERVTDSDNVEQVYSYATHPEIRSTYFALCNGLEFALFRREQTDTPILYFALNEIEQHWAKLKMFLSPDSFQAGKNFTYESTTATAKPTVQFDYQNRPLLEEIPIKKQQAKRHFGVHGYFTKQAWNVVAEYIKNFSKPGDLVLDPFGGSGITPIEALMNNRKAISIDINPMAVFMVQSLIAPVKQQDLLEAFERAKAEYEKKEPKTEEEIAKARKKYPYPKGFALPKGSDVGTVERLFTDKQLAQLALLKSIIKKEQDENIRNSLLLMFSGLITKVNLTYHPSTVRGDGGGNAAVFAYYRYRIAPKPVDIDLLRYFGLRFKKVLQAKKEMAYFINEDTIGNAQILKGTATDLKWIPKESVDYIYTDPPYGKKIPYLDLSVMWNSWLDLEVTEQDYEQEAIVGGEKEKSKVEYNQLIAQSIKEMYRVLKYDRWLSFVFAHKDPEFWHLIIETAESCGFEYIGAVPQKNGQTSFKKRQHPFTVLSGQLIINFRKVRNPKAIMKANLGMDITEIVMQTIEGIIAKNNGATLEQINDELIIKGLELGFLDLLKKEYTDLTPLLFENFDYNEETQQFTISKNTKFKTQVDVRLRIRYYLISYLRRMERENRNPTFDEIVLYILPLLKNGITPENQTILNVLEDIGEHVGEGSWRLKKEGQRILFD; encoded by the coding sequence ATGGAAAAAATAACTAAAGAAAAACTATTCGGACAGCTTGATTTTCGGACACTTGAGCAAAATCCGAACTTCAAGGAAGACAGCGTAAGAGAAGTAATAGTCCTCCCGATTTTAAAAGAACTTGGCTATCAGCAAGGTGATATAGTCCGCAGCAAGACACTACGACACCCTTTTTTAAAAATCGGAAGCAAAAAGAAAATACCGATAAAACTTATACCCGATTATGCTCTTAAGGTAGCCAATAACTTTGCTTGGGTTCTTGACGCTAAATCACCAAGTGAAAGGGTAACAGACTCTGATAATGTTGAGCAGGTATATAGTTATGCAACACACCCAGAAATCCGAAGCACTTATTTTGCCCTGTGTAACGGTCTTGAATTTGCACTTTTCCGAAGAGAGCAGACAGACACGCCTATTTTATATTTTGCCCTTAATGAGATTGAGCAACATTGGGCTAAACTCAAAATGTTTCTATCGCCCGATAGCTTTCAGGCAGGCAAAAACTTTACTTACGAAAGCACAACAGCAACCGCTAAACCCACAGTGCAGTTTGACTACCAGAACAGACCGCTACTTGAAGAAATCCCAATTAAAAAGCAGCAAGCAAAAAGGCATTTTGGAGTTCACGGTTATTTTACAAAACAGGCATGGAATGTCGTAGCTGAATACATTAAAAACTTCAGCAAACCGGGAGACCTCGTTTTAGACCCATTTGGAGGAAGCGGTATAACTCCCATTGAAGCATTAATGAACAACCGAAAGGCTATCAGCATTGACATTAATCCAATGGCTGTGTTTATGGTGCAGTCGTTGATAGCACCTGTAAAACAACAGGATTTATTAGAAGCCTTTGAAAGGGCAAAAGCTGAATACGAAAAGAAAGAACCAAAGACAGAGGAAGAAATAGCAAAAGCACGAAAGAAATATCCTTATCCCAAAGGTTTTGCACTTCCAAAAGGTTCGGATGTTGGAACTGTTGAGAGGCTTTTCACTGATAAGCAACTTGCTCAGCTTGCCCTTCTCAAATCCATAATCAAAAAAGAGCAAGACGAGAATATTAGGAATTCATTATTGTTAATGTTTTCAGGACTGATAACAAAAGTAAATTTAACTTACCACCCGTCAACTGTAAGAGGTGATGGAGGCGGGAATGCCGCAGTTTTTGCTTATTACAGATACAGAATTGCACCAAAGCCTGTGGATATTGATTTACTGAGATACTTTGGGCTTCGGTTTAAGAAGGTTTTACAAGCTAAAAAAGAAATGGCATATTTTATTAATGAAGACACTATTGGCAATGCACAAATACTAAAAGGAACTGCTACTGACCTGAAATGGATACCAAAAGAAAGTGTGGACTATATCTATACTGACCCGCCTTATGGTAAGAAAATTCCATACCTTGACTTATCTGTGATGTGGAACTCTTGGCTTGACTTAGAAGTAACCGAGCAGGACTACGAGCAGGAAGCCATTGTAGGTGGAGAAAAGGAAAAAAGCAAAGTAGAATACAACCAACTGATTGCCCAGAGCATAAAAGAAATGTATCGGGTGCTGAAGTATGACCGTTGGCTTTCTTTTGTCTTTGCACATAAAGACCCTGAATTTTGGCATCTGATTATTGAGACAGCTGAAAGCTGTGGATTTGAATATATTGGGGCTGTTCCGCAAAAGAACGGTCAAACCAGTTTTAAGAAGCGACAGCACCCGTTTACAGTTCTGTCAGGTCAGCTAATCATCAACTTCCGCAAAGTCCGCAACCCTAAAGCCATTATGAAAGCCAACTTGGGAATGGACATTACTGAAATCGTGATGCAAACAATTGAAGGCATAATAGCAAAGAATAACGGTGCAACACTTGAGCAGATTAATGACGAACTTATCATTAAGGGCTTGGAGCTTGGCTTCCTTGACTTGCTCAAAAAGGAATATACAGACCTGACACCTTTATTGTTTGAAAACTTTGATTACAATGAGGAAACACAACAATTTACAATAAGTAAGAACACTAAATTCAAAACACAAGTTGATGTGAGACTGCGGATACGGTATTACCTGATAAGCTACTTACGGAGAATGGAGCGTGAAAACAGAAATCCGACCTTTGACGAAATAGTTTTATATATTTTGCCATTGCTTAAAAATGGGATTACACCCGAAAATCAAACAATTCTGAATGTATTAGAAGACATTGGCGAGCATGTCGGAGAGGGCAGTTGGCGATTGAAAAAAGAAGGACAACGGATACTGTTTGATTAA
- a CDS encoding histone deacetylase — translation MKKTGFIYDEIFLSHKTPKWHPECPERLLSIIEHLKASPIWNKLIHIKPRKATFQEISAVHNHEYVERIKGMGTGYLDPDTYMSEGSLDASLYAVGAVLTAIEGCKNGFIERAFCAVRPPGHHAEGDKAMGFCIFNNIGVGARYAQAQGYKKVFIVDFDVHHGNGTQHIFEEDDSVFYFSTHQYPHYPGGGDSSEKGRGKGKGKTFNIPLPSGSGDREYATSYNEVLPDLMGDFSPDIVLVSSGYDIHVRDPLSDIRVTNEGIRSIIRGILSVPEVPYIFSLEGGYDLDSLGECVLITLEEIFKERLN, via the coding sequence ATGAAAAAAACAGGCTTTATATACGATGAGATTTTCTTAAGCCATAAGACCCCAAAATGGCATCCTGAATGCCCTGAAAGACTCCTGTCGATTATCGAGCATCTTAAGGCATCCCCTATCTGGAATAAGCTCATTCACATTAAGCCCAGAAAAGCAACATTCCAAGAAATCAGTGCTGTTCATAACCATGAATATGTAGAAAGGATTAAGGGTATGGGGACAGGGTATTTAGACCCTGATACATACATGTCCGAGGGCTCATTAGATGCCAGCCTTTATGCAGTTGGTGCGGTATTAACTGCAATAGAGGGCTGTAAGAACGGCTTTATAGAGAGGGCATTCTGTGCAGTAAGGCCTCCTGGACATCATGCTGAAGGAGACAAGGCAATGGGTTTTTGCATATTCAACAACATAGGAGTTGGTGCAAGATATGCACAAGCACAGGGCTATAAGAAAGTCTTTATCGTTGACTTCGATGTCCATCATGGAAACGGCACACAGCATATCTTCGAAGAAGATGACTCTGTGTTTTACTTTAGCACCCATCAATACCCACACTATCCCGGAGGAGGAGATAGCTCGGAGAAAGGAAGAGGAAAAGGAAAAGGCAAAACATTCAATATCCCCCTTCCATCAGGCTCAGGAGACAGAGAATATGCTACTTCATATAATGAGGTGCTTCCTGACCTTATGGGGGATTTCTCTCCTGACATAGTGCTTGTTTCCTCTGGGTATGATATACATGTGAGGGATCCGCTTTCAGACATTAGGGTTACAAACGAGGGAATAAGAAGCATAATAAGGGGCATTCTTTCGGTGCCAGAGGTGCCTTACATATTCAGCCTTGAAGGCGGATATGACCTCGATAGTCTCGGTGAGTGTGTGCTTATAACACTCGAAGAGATTTTTAAAGAGAGGTTAAATTAA
- a CDS encoding radical SAM protein — translation MKIAEIFTSIQGESTYAGCPCTFVRFSGCNLRCTYCDTTYAYSEGVELSEADIINEVSLVGVNLVEITGGEPLMQEGAYHLIEHLLNDGYSVLVETNGTMSIKEIDPRAVVILDIKTPKSGMSEEMDLMNLDYLKPKDEVKFVILDKDDYVWAKKFISRHRLKDKCKVLFSPAFEFLIPETLSAWILQDRLDVRLNLQMHKYIFGAKRQ, via the coding sequence ATGAAGATTGCCGAGATATTCACAAGCATACAGGGCGAATCTACATATGCAGGATGCCCATGCACATTCGTAAGGTTTTCTGGTTGTAACCTAAGATGCACTTACTGCGACACTACCTATGCCTATAGCGAGGGTGTAGAGCTTTCAGAGGCAGACATAATAAACGAGGTTTCCTTAGTCGGAGTGAATCTCGTTGAGATAACCGGCGGAGAGCCACTCATGCAGGAAGGCGCCTATCACCTTATAGAGCATCTCCTGAATGACGGCTACAGCGTTTTAGTTGAGACAAACGGCACGATGAGCATAAAAGAGATAGACCCTCGGGCAGTGGTTATACTTGATATAAAAACCCCTAAAAGCGGTATGTCCGAGGAAATGGACCTTATGAATCTCGATTACCTTAAACCAAAGGATGAGGTCAAATTCGTAATATTAGATAAAGACGACTATGTGTGGGCAAAAAAATTTATCTCGAGGCATAGACTGAAAGACAAATGCAAGGTGCTTTTTTCCCCTGCATTTGAATTCCTGATCCCTGAGACCCTTTCGGCATGGATTTTACAAGACAGGCTCGATGTAAGGCTTAACCTTCAGATGCATAAGTATATCTTTGGAGCTAAAAGGCAGTAG
- a CDS encoding glycosyltransferase family 39 protein encodes MLPNFFYMPPQTKKSNQVLLVVVFSLAVFVLLFTFRSFDDNRLTNWSWVFTVTTPWKIYLILLIGIILAYMFSRFSLSPTFLFIASFAFATLFWQEPEVIVDAGRYFTQAKHIEMYGIGYFVKEWGRGVFSWTDLPLMPFLYGVIFKIFGETRLFIQVFNTCLFSLTVLLTYQIGKDLWDDEVGIAGGVLLMGIPYLFTQVPLMLVDTASMFFLTSSVFTFRRALVRGKILWIGLSSLAIFLSILSKYSLLPMLSVLSIVLLVEAKNNKPAIQRAILIVFIAGAVSVAIFLYKYDFFRQQFKLIFSYQKAGLQRWSESYLSTFLFQIHPFITAFSVYSIYRAFKKRDLKYAVICYLPLLMVLMDIKRIRYVIPLFPMLTLMASYGLREIRAVEVRRFIMLAVVTSSLAVAIFAYLPFLRSMTAENLKEAGRFIDSLDVDGVEVFTLEGDSPVNPAISVSLFDIHTRKRILYNYHPAQPPEDVLTSALRFTWEYENPKYYVYDEKDISISKAVVIISGRADSDLPQHIRDKIKGYNSKEFISTPDVFRYQTMVKVYWL; translated from the coding sequence GTGCTCCCAAACTTCTTTTATATGCCTCCTCAAACGAAAAAATCTAATCAGGTCCTTTTAGTCGTTGTCTTTAGCCTCGCTGTCTTTGTTTTGCTTTTTACCTTTCGCTCATTTGACGACAACCGTCTTACAAACTGGAGCTGGGTATTCACAGTCACTACCCCATGGAAGATATATCTCATACTCCTTATAGGTATCATCCTTGCATATATGTTTTCGAGGTTTTCTCTAAGTCCGACATTTCTTTTTATAGCCTCATTTGCTTTTGCAACCCTTTTCTGGCAAGAGCCAGAGGTAATTGTCGATGCAGGAAGATATTTTACACAGGCAAAGCACATTGAGATGTACGGCATAGGGTATTTCGTTAAAGAGTGGGGTAGGGGAGTCTTTTCATGGACGGATTTACCTCTAATGCCGTTTCTTTATGGAGTGATATTTAAAATCTTTGGCGAAACGCGGCTCTTTATACAGGTCTTCAATACATGCCTGTTTTCCCTGACCGTCTTACTTACATATCAGATAGGAAAAGACCTTTGGGATGATGAGGTTGGCATTGCAGGAGGTGTGCTTCTTATGGGTATACCATATCTGTTTACACAGGTGCCTCTTATGCTCGTTGACACTGCCTCTATGTTTTTCCTTACATCGTCGGTCTTTACATTCAGAAGGGCTTTAGTTAGAGGCAAAATACTCTGGATAGGGCTTTCTTCTTTAGCGATATTCCTAAGCATCCTCTCCAAATACTCTTTGTTGCCAATGCTTTCTGTCCTTTCGATTGTTCTTTTGGTAGAAGCCAAAAACAATAAGCCTGCGATTCAGCGTGCTATCTTGATTGTCTTCATAGCAGGGGCTGTCTCAGTCGCTATTTTTCTTTATAAGTATGATTTTTTCAGACAACAGTTTAAGCTGATTTTCAGCTATCAGAAAGCAGGGCTTCAAAGATGGTCCGAGAGCTATCTATCCACTTTTTTATTTCAGATACATCCTTTTATTACCGCATTTTCGGTTTACTCCATATATCGTGCCTTTAAGAAAAGGGATTTAAAATATGCAGTTATATGCTATCTTCCACTCCTTATGGTTTTAATGGACATTAAGCGGATAAGATATGTCATTCCCCTTTTTCCAATGCTAACCCTTATGGCATCTTATGGGCTGAGGGAAATCAGGGCAGTAGAGGTTCGAAGATTTATTATGTTAGCAGTAGTTACATCGTCTTTGGCAGTGGCAATATTTGCCTATCTGCCTTTTTTGAGGAGCATGACTGCGGAGAACCTGAAAGAGGCAGGCAGGTTTATAGATTCTCTCGATGTAGATGGTGTGGAGGTTTTTACATTGGAAGGGGATAGCCCCGTTAATCCAGCAATCTCTGTCTCTCTTTTTGATATCCATACGAGGAAAAGGATTTTATATAACTACCATCCTGCCCAGCCTCCAGAGGATGTTTTGACCTCAGCCTTGAGGTTTACATGGGAATATGAAAACCCGAAATATTATGTTTACGACGAAAAGGATATTTCTATAAGTAAAGCAGTAGTCATAATATCAGGCAGAGCTGATAGCGACCTCCCTCAACATATAAGGGATAAGATAAAGGGTTATAACTCAAAGGAATTCATTAGCACACCCGATGTCTTTCGATACCAGACGATGGTAAAAGTTTACTGGCTCTAA
- a CDS encoding rhodanese-like domain-containing protein, producing MKKVILFMALMAVIAVPVYADDLAAKLNAILLKAPQEGHWQVKAADVSKWIAKKKTDFLIVDVRPTPPGQQGGKIPGSIYIPYNEILKPENLKKLPKDKKVVLVCVTGQTQNLPVLALRALGYDARTMSFGMSAWIKGYLGAKVMQDAINGAGNYPVE from the coding sequence ATGAAAAAAGTGATTCTTTTTATGGCATTAATGGCAGTTATAGCAGTCCCTGTTTATGCAGATGACCTGGCCGCAAAGCTCAATGCAATTTTATTGAAGGCACCTCAGGAGGGCCACTGGCAGGTAAAGGCAGCTGATGTTTCAAAGTGGATTGCCAAAAAGAAAACGGATTTTCTTATTGTAGATGTAAGGCCAACCCCTCCGGGACAGCAGGGTGGCAAGATTCCAGGCTCGATTTATATCCCCTATAACGAAATCCTCAAGCCTGAGAACCTTAAGAAGCTTCCAAAGGACAAAAAAGTAGTCCTCGTATGCGTTACAGGACAGACACAAAACTTACCTGTATTGGCTCTGAGGGCATTGGGATATGATGCACGCACAATGTCATTTGGAATGTCTGCATGGATTAAAGGCTACTTAGGAGCTAAAGTCATGCAGGATGCTATCAATGGAGCAGGCAATTACCCTGTAGAGTAA
- a CDS encoding DsrE family protein, with protein MRLGILITTNRHLAYVLGLTNAAISKGHEVNIFNMDEGVKLLGEPSFRQLCGTKGVTMAYCDHSTEMLHVPDVKEGLPKDIICGSQFNNATMFHEADRVINL; from the coding sequence ATGAGATTGGGAATCCTAATTACCACAAACAGGCATCTTGCCTATGTCTTAGGCTTGACAAATGCCGCCATCTCAAAGGGACACGAGGTAAATATTTTCAACATGGATGAGGGCGTGAAGCTTTTGGGTGAGCCTTCTTTTAGGCAGTTGTGTGGTACAAAAGGCGTTACAATGGCTTATTGTGACCACAGCACAGAGATGCTTCATGTGCCTGATGTCAAAGAAGGGCTTCCTAAGGATATAATCTGTGGCAGTCAGTTCAATAATGCAACCATGTTTCATGAGGCAGACAGGGTTATTAACCTGTAA
- the nuoE gene encoding NADH-quinone oxidoreductase subunit NuoE, with translation MLTESAVKELEEVKERYPNPRAVILPALYIAQKQFGWLSTEAFESVSNALNVPEATVRGTATFYSMFKHKPAGRHLIQLCTNVSCMLFGAETLVSLLKNKYGVTPEDTSSDERFSLVIMECIGACDKAPAMLINNDFWSGLTEKNILEILEQYK, from the coding sequence ATGCTTACGGAATCAGCCGTAAAAGAGCTTGAAGAGGTTAAGGAAAGATACCCGAATCCAAGGGCAGTAATTCTTCCTGCACTTTATATTGCACAGAAACAGTTTGGATGGCTTTCCACTGAGGCATTTGAATCGGTCTCCAATGCCCTGAATGTTCCTGAGGCAACTGTAAGAGGAACTGCAACATTTTATTCTATGTTTAAACATAAGCCTGCTGGCAGGCATCTAATACAGCTTTGCACAAATGTCTCTTGCATGCTCTTTGGCGCAGAGACCCTTGTAAGCCTGCTAAAAAACAAATATGGCGTTACGCCTGAAGACACATCTTCTGACGAAAGATTCTCCCTTGTTATAATGGAATGCATTGGTGCATGCGACAAGGCACCTGCAATGCTCATAAATAACGATTTCTGGAGCGGACTTACCGAAAAAAATATCCTTGAGATATTAGAGCAGTATAAATGA
- a CDS encoding putative metal-binding motif-containing protein, translated as MSRQYLNSKRYLFIVASLFLLLAPNLLFAEGLFADGSSENTCNSTPSSQFLVASGGGSNTCSLSISGPDGGTKSGSYQYSIAHANGDIRWCVEGAGVSIDASGVVSLSSSACGAFSVSATDSCGTVSKDVRVTDAGQWVEVSSCSCNNCAYPPFSISDCYSGRTRYGEVHSIWAYGSMQDCAERTAGKCTPLCGSLCHPGGNACYMRADGAILFDCIWISVTYEWKCSTQKEVVKVCAGGCEDKDKDGHYAKSESCSQGDDWDDNDATSYPDAPELYDGKDNDGDGLIDEGLYLDSDGDGYASDVDCNDYDNTIYPGAPELCDNKDNDCDGETDEGCCEMEVKVSPSEVAPQKTFGNTQADIILTLKKPAPSDGCTVKLSVEPVDNSGGHLHDGNRPTGGLSADSVTVTNIEPVKHVKYTSGEVSGTEKIIAELVGGSKEEFSIDVKVQGLAGLGGGYYQLKPTPIGYGHVDFYNVQSWVKGLFDSIAELYHKRFPSAPLLVVTDASLEWGGLYDYKNTWTSPHNTHRIGTDIDVRSKNIPIGINRNAFKRFVCRAAGFPYLEYLGQDNEHYHLFFYEYKNYDYFCPREEK; from the coding sequence ATGAGCCGGCAGTATTTGAATTCTAAAAGGTATCTATTTATTGTTGCATCCTTGTTTCTTCTTTTAGCACCAAACTTACTTTTTGCAGAAGGTCTTTTTGCTGATGGCTCATCTGAAAATACCTGTAATTCCACTCCTTCATCTCAATTTTTAGTAGCATCAGGAGGAGGAAGTAATACCTGTTCTTTATCCATCTCAGGTCCTGATGGGGGGACAAAATCAGGAAGTTATCAATATAGCATTGCTCATGCAAATGGCGATATAAGGTGGTGTGTGGAAGGTGCAGGTGTGAGCATAGATGCAAGTGGAGTTGTTAGTCTAAGTAGTTCTGCCTGTGGTGCATTCTCTGTAAGTGCAACTGACTCTTGTGGGACAGTGAGTAAGGATGTGAGGGTTACGGATGCAGGGCAATGGGTAGAAGTATCTAGTTGTAGTTGTAATAACTGTGCTTACCCTCCCTTCAGCATTTCTGACTGTTATAGCGGTAGAACCAGATATGGGGAGGTTCATTCTATATGGGCGTATGGCAGTATGCAAGACTGTGCTGAACGAACGGCTGGTAAATGCACTCCTCTTTGTGGTTCTCTTTGCCACCCAGGGGGTAATGCATGTTATATGAGAGCCGACGGTGCGATTTTGTTTGATTGTATATGGATATCAGTTACCTATGAATGGAAATGCTCGACTCAAAAAGAAGTTGTCAAGGTCTGTGCAGGTGGGTGTGAGGATAAGGATAAAGATGGGCATTATGCAAAAAGCGAGAGTTGTTCTCAAGGCGATGATTGGGACGATAATGATGCAACCTCTTATCCTGATGCTCCGGAGCTTTACGATGGAAAAGACAACGATGGCGACGGCTTGATTGATGAGGGGCTTTATTTGGATAGCGATGGGGATGGTTATGCATCAGATGTAGACTGTAATGACTATGACAATACAATTTATCCCGGCGCTCCTGAGTTGTGCGATAATAAGGATAATGATTGTGATGGAGAGACTGATGAGGGGTGTTGTGAGATGGAAGTGAAGGTTTCTCCGTCAGAGGTAGCTCCACAAAAGACATTTGGAAATACACAGGCAGATATTATTTTGACACTTAAAAAGCCTGCACCTTCTGATGGATGTACTGTAAAGCTAAGTGTAGAGCCTGTTGACAATTCGGGTGGACATCTACATGATGGAAATAGACCCACAGGAGGGCTGAGTGCAGATAGTGTTACTGTTACTAATATTGAACCAGTGAAACATGTAAAGTATACAAGTGGTGAGGTCTCAGGCACAGAGAAGATAATAGCGGAGTTGGTTGGAGGCAGTAAAGAGGAGTTTTCAATAGATGTAAAGGTGCAGGGGCTCGCGGGCTTAGGCGGTGGGTATTACCAGTTGAAACCGACTCCGATAGGTTACGGACATGTGGATTTCTATAATGTCCAGTCATGGGTTAAAGGCTTATTTGACAGCATCGCTGAGCTTTATCACAAGAGATTTCCTTCAGCACCTTTACTTGTTGTAACGGATGCAAGCCTCGAATGGGGAGGGCTTTATGACTATAAAAATACTTGGACATCACCACACAATACTCACCGCATAGGAACTGATATTGATGTGAGGAGTAAGAATATACCGATAGGGATAAACCGGAATGCATTCAAAAGGTTTGTATGCCGAGCTGCTGGATTCCCTTACTTAGAATATCTCGGTCAAGACAATGAGCATTATCATTTATTTTTTTATGAATACAAAAACTATGACTATTTTTGCCCACGGGAGGAAAAATAA